Within the bacterium genome, the region GTCTGCGGCCACCAGGAGATGCGGTCGCCCACGGCGGAAGTGAGGTACCACGCGTCCGCAATGCGCGCGGCGAGATCGCGCCGGAGTGCCGCTTGCGGATGTGCCGCAGCGTCGCGTCGAATCTCCTGCGCCGTCACATACGCGAAGAGTTTCGCCTCGGGATTCGTGCGACGGAGGAGGTCAAACGCCACCGGCGTGTTCCGTGCAACCTCCATGTCGAGCACGATGACATCCCACCGTGCGAGGTCCCGTGCCTCCTCCTCCGAGAGGTGCCACGCGAGGAAGAGGTTCGCGAGCCGCGGGTACTGGTGCGGCTTGCGCTGAGCACCAACCGGTAGCGAGAGCAATCCCACGGCGAGGAGAAGGACAGCAAACCACGACGCGATGGTGCGTCGCGAGCTGCGCTCACCGTGCGAGGTCGCGGTAGAGCGCGGAGAGTCGTTCGTAGTGCCGTGTTGGTCCATAGTCCTCACTGATCACACGGAGCGCCGCGGTGCGGTACGCCGCTCGCGTCATCGGATCACCGTACACCTTCGCGATCGTCTTGGCAAGCGTCGCGGGATCGCGGGGCGGCACGAGTACTCCCGTCTCACCGTCGCGCACGAGCTCGGGCAAACCTCCGATGTTCGCGGCAATCACGGGAACACCGGCTGCCATGGCCTCGAGGATGCTGTAGGGTGCGTTCTCGTACCACCGCGACGGCACGCAGAGCAGCGTCGCGCGCGCGAGCTCCGTGGCCACCTCGTGTCGCTCGAGCTGACCCAACCACCGGAGATTCTGAATCTGTGCCGCTCGTGTTTTTACCGATGTACCGAGCGGTCCGTCCCCGATCACCACAAAGGGGACACCCGGGAGACGCGCCGCCGCATCAATGAAATCCTCAATCCCCTTCTCCTCCGTCAGCCGCCCGAGGAAGAGTACCGCTCCGCGGTCGCCCGGGCTCCACCCTTCGCTGTCGGTCTCTGGGATCACGAAGTTGGGAATCACCTCCGCTCGCCCCTCCCACCCCCATGCGTCAAGCTGCTCCGCCATGAACCGACTTGGTGCGACCACCGCGGAGAGGTGCTTGCCGTACACGTCGAGCACGGTGTGGTGGAGCGTCATTTCGAGTGCGACCGCAGCCGACGCGCCAAGCGAACCCATGCAGTTGAACCGCACCGCGTTCCAATACTTTCCGCCCTGACATCGCTCACACGGTGATCCTTTCGTGTACATGCGATAGTTCGGACACATCGCCTTGTAGTCGTGGAGCGTCCACACCGTAGGAATCCCGCGCTTCGTGCACTCTGGCAAAATGGACGGCGAAATCTGATGCGCGAAATTCTGGAGATGCACGATGTCCGGCTTGGCTGCATCGAGGAGCGCGCCAAAGCGTTTCGCGGCATCCTTACTCCAGAGCACGCGCGAGAGCTTCTCGAGTGCGCCGGTTTGATTGGGCAGCGCATCCTCCGCCTCCCAGAAGTCCACGTGGGGCATGAAGTGCTCCGACCACGCAGTAGGCCAGTTGCGCTCATCCTCCATCGCGAACGGGATGACCTCATGCCCGTTCCGCTCGAGGAGGTCCTTGAGGAGAAACGTGTACCGTTCGCTCCCGCCTTTCGGGAACCAGAACTTATTGACGAGGACGATCCGCATACATCATTAGTATAGCGCACGCCGCCCCATGCGTCGTTCGCAATGCAGGAGGTGAGACCTCACCGCTCGCGCAGGAGCGATGCGTAGAGTTCCTCATACCGTTCCACGACCCGCTCGATGGTGAACGTGCGTTCGACGTGGCGACGGCCAGCGTGGCCGAGGAACATGCGACGCGGCCGGTCGTCCGCGAGATCGCGAATGGCATCGGCGAGTGCTTTGGGGTCTTCGGGAGGAACGAGGATGCCCGTCTCCCCATCCACGATCGCTTCGCGGAGGCCACCGACGCCGGATGCGATGACGGGGATGCCGCACGCGGATGCCTCGATCGCCGCAATGCCAAACCCCTCCCATCGCGATGGCAGGACGAGGATATCTGCGCGCTGGTAGTGGACGGGGAGGTCGCGCTGCATGCCGAGGAAGCGCACGCGATCGGTGATGCGGAACGTGCGAGCAAGTGCTTCGAGCTCATGACGTTGCGAGCCGTCACCGACAATTGTGAGGTGCATGCGCGGGGAAGCATCGCGGAGGAGCACGAACGCCTCGAGGAGCACGTCATGCCCCTTCTGCGGCACGAGCCGCCCGACGCTCAGGAGTCGCGCGCCATCGCGCGGTCGCTCGGCGACGGGATGGAACCGCTTCGTGTCAACGCCGTTCGGGATGATGACGAACCGCTCGAGCGGAATGCGATCCACGCGGACGCTGTGCGCGCGTACCGCATCGGAGACCGCGATGATGCGATCGGTCCGCTGCGCGAGCCGACGCTTCACCATGCGCTTCACCGGCCCCTCATCGAGATTGACGTTATGCTCCGTGGACACCACATGCGGAACGCCCGCGCGGAATGCCGCGATGCGCCCCCACGTGTCGCCACCAAAGAGGTGCGTGTGCACGATGTGTGGTGTAGGGGTCCGGAGGTCGGCGGTGAGGTGGCGGATCGCCTCGAGACCGATCGTCGTCCGCTTGCCCACGACATCCGTCGGGATGCCCGCCTCATGGAACTCCGCACGGAGCGGCCCACCGCGCACGACCGCGATCACCCGCACATCGAACCGCTTCCGATCCAAACGACGCACGATGTCGAGCACGAGCTGCTCGGCACCACCGATGTCGAACGACGTGAGGATGTGGACGAGGCGGATCATAGCGGTAAACTGCAAGCCGAGAAGTGTCATTGCGAGCCGAGTCCACGAGGCGTGGCAATCCCGGTCATCCAGGGTACCCAGCTCTCACCTTGTGCCGATATGGCCGGGATTGCCACGTCACTCGCGGACTCACTCCTCGCAATGACACGCTTTTACAGAAACCACGCTACGCACGGAGCGCACTCCGCTGCTGCGCGAGACGAGCGGCGACGACGGCGATGCCGATGGGGAGCCAGAGCTTGGAGACAAAGTAGCTCGTATTGAAGAGCTGGAAGACGATGGACCCGCCCGCGCTCGCGAGGAGCGCGAGGAGGATGAGCCGCCACTGCGGCGCGACGGTCGCGGCGCGGTACGCGCGGAGGACGTACGCGAGGAGCGCGACGAGGAGCCAGATAAAGGTGACGAGTCCCAGGATTCCGGTCTCCGCGAGGAGCTTCTGCACCAACCCATGGGCCTCCTGCGGCTCACCAAAATCCGCGATGTACCACCGGTCGCGGGAGACGACCTCCTGGAACGTTCCAACCCCTCCCCCCACGATCGGGTGCTCCGCGAACTGCGCGAGCGCGATGCGCGTGAGCTGGATGCGGTTCGTGTTTGAGCTCTGCGCGACCGTCGTGAGCGAGAAGAGCCCGATGGCGAGCATCGCGGCTGCGAGGACGGGCACCGCATACCCCGCGATCCGCTTCCAGTACATGCCGCGCGCGCGAGCGAACGCAACGAGGAGCACGACACCCTCGACGGTGAGCGTGAGCCAGCCGTTGCGCGAGAACGTGAGGAGCGTGACGAGCGCGAGGAGCACCGTCCCCACGACGTACCACCGCTGCACCATGCCGCGCGCGAACACCGCGAGAAGCACGCCGATGGGTACAACGCTCACGAGGACCTCCGCGATGAGGTTGTGGTTCGTCCCGAGCGGTGTCATCCCGTAGATGATGATCGGCACCGCACGCCGGAACACGCCGGGCGTAGGTGGGAAGACGAGTGACCACACCCCCATCGCCGCAGCGAGGAGTCCCACGACGAACATCACGCGCAGCGTGGTGAAGAGGCGGTGCGGACGGTCAATAATGACGAGCGGCAGCACGATGAACATGAGGTAGAAGAACGACACGGGACGCACGAGGAACTTGACGCCGAGCAGGATGTCCTCCGTATTCGTGAGCGAGAGTGCCGCAGCACCGAGGAAGCAGAGGAACGGCACGATACCGGGCAGTGCACCGATGCTCGGACGCTCGCCGTTTTGCACAAACCGCACGAGGAATCGCACGATGATTGCGATGGTGACAAGCAGCGCGAACGCATCCACGTATGGAATGTTTACGGTGCGACCGACGAAGAGCTGGAGGTAGATGAACGGGTAGCTGAGGACGACGAGGCACCACCCGAACATCGGTCGCACGGCGAAGAGCGCGATGGCCGCAACGAGCACGAATGCGCCCGCGACGAGCGGCGACGCGCCGATTACCACCGCAGCAACCCCCGCGAGGAATGCGGGGGTTGCGAGCTGCTTCCATGTGCTAGGTGTGTGCAGTGCCATGTGACGCCTTGAGGAACCCTGGAGTCAGTATAGCAAACTTCCGACGGAGGACCCAAGCGATGAGGCGCACGGGATGCCGCTTGATTGCGGTACGTGCCGTGCAGATGAGCCAGGAGGGCTGGGGGTGCTTCCGCACGGTGTCACGCGCACGCTGCGCCTGCTCACTCTTCCACAGCGATGCGAACGTCGCGTGCGCCCCGATAGTCCCGAGGACATTGGGGTGCATGACGGACGGGACAACGGTGCCCCACGGATCGAGGAAGAAGAAATCCTCGCCTGCGCGCGTTGGCAGGAGCTGACGACCCTCCGCGGCAAGCACCGCGAGGCCGTGCGCGAAGTACGCGCGCGCCCAGCGCTTGGGGCTCCACGTCGCAAGCTCGCGATCGGCGAGCGTCGTGAACGCGCGGGCAATCGCATCAACGCGGCTGCGCTCGCGGACGTTCGCCTTACCGCCGAAGTAGAACTCCGAGGAGTGCATGAGCGCGCAGGTGAACTGGACACCCTCCGCGCGCGCGACGTCGTAGAGCCGGTGGAGGTGGTCCACGTTCTCGTTCGTCATCGTGTACGCGATGCCGAGGTTCATGACACCAATCTCCTTGAGCGCGCGGAGCGTCGCGATGCACTTGTCGTAGCCCTGCGGGATGCGACGAATCTCCTCGTGCATGTCCCCCACCCCGTCAATCGAGATGCGCACCGCGATGGCCGGATAGAACGCCATGATCTCCGACACGCGCTTGACGATGTGCTTCGTCATGAAGCCGTTCGTCGAGATGGTCATCTGCGCCTTCGGACACGCAGTACGGAGCGTCCGCACGATCTCCACGAGCTGCGGATGGAGTGTTGGCTCGCCACCCGAGATGTTGATGTCGCGCAGCGACGACGGGAGCTTCGCGTAGTCGGCGAGCGTCACCGTCGGCTGGCGCGTCTCCTTCCAGAAGTCGCACATCGTACACCGCGAATTGCAAAGGTACGTCACGGCGATGACCGCATCCTTCGGCAACGCCGGGGAACCAAACGCCCGCCCGCGGGAAACGCGTGCGTACAATGCCTTGATTTTTGTGGTCAATGGTGCTGAAAACATAGAGGTCTCATTACGCCATACCATAGCAAAAAACCATCAAACTGTCAAGTGGCCTTGACACAGCACGAACATAGTGCAAAAGTTCGAGCAGACCTTTTGTACCACAAGGAGACGGAACATGCAGCGACGCTTGTTGGGGCTCGAAGGACTTGTACTCGCCATCATCGGAACCGGCTGCGGCGCGACGATGTCGCAAAGCATTCCGCGTGCAAGCCATGACTACGCGCTCCAGGAGCGCGTCGCACAAGTAGGTGCACGGCTCCTCGCCGCGGCCGGACATGCGGACTCCGCGACGTGGCACTTCTCCGTCTACGATGACCCTCAGCTCGGCGCGGTCGTCTCGGAGTCCGGCTCCATCGCCGTGGAGGCGGGCCTCGCACGACGGTTGTTCAACGACGAGCTCGCGGCGGTCATCGCGCACGAGGCCTCGCATGTACTCCTCGCGCATGCGAATCGTCGGTTCATGGCGTGGTTCTTGACCCAGCTCGCAGTGAGCGGGACAACGGTCGGCCTGAGTGTTGCCACGGATATGCCAGTGTGGGCTGGCATCCTCACCTTCTTCGGCCTCGAAATCGCCTCGATCTACCCGAACGCCGGATACGCGCGGTCGCTCGAGAGCGACGCGGACGAGTACGGCCTCCGACTCCTCTGCGGCGCAGGGTTCCCGAGCGATGCGATGACACGAATGCTCGAGAAAGTACAGGCCTACTTCGCCGACGTGCCCGGCATGGGCGAAGGGACGAGCGCGCTCGCGTCGCATCCGGAAACCGCGCTCCGCATCGCGCGCATCCAATCACTCGCACCGCAGTACTGCACGCGGTGACAAGAAAAGGCCCCCTCCAGATGATGGAGGGGGCCTCGTACTGCTTGCGGGCGGCCTACGGCACGACGAAGGTCGTGAATCCGTTGCCGCCTTGGTTGCTGTTCGGGACGAGCGTGTAGCCCACTCCCGAACCGTCGAAGGTCACCAACGACGGTGCTGCCTCGTCGAGCGCGCCATTCCCATCACGAATGATGAGGTAGGTCGCGATCGTCGGTGTTGCGCAGTCCGTGAGGCACACGTTGAACACGTGGTACCCCGTCACTGCGGTGCCGCTCGCGGTGAGCGTCACGCCGTCCGCTTCGAGCGTGAGCGGGTAGTCGCCGCACGAGTAGGACAGATCGTCCCACGTCGCGCAGAGCTCCGCAGACGCATCCACGAGCGATGCCGACGGCAGTGTCACACGGAACGTGAACGCAGCCGTTGCCGGCGGAGGCGGTGCGCAGGTGGGATCCTCATCCACCATGCCATCGCAATCGTTGTCAATGCCATCGCAGTTCTCCGTTCCACCGACCGTGACGAAGCAGCCGTACTCGCACCCGGTCTCCGCATCGCCGTCAATGTCACGGTAGCCCAGGTAGCAGAACATGTTCGTGAACGCACCATCCACGCATTCCGCTCCCGTGACG harbors:
- a CDS encoding O-antigen ligase family protein, yielding MALHTPSTWKQLATPAFLAGVAAVVIGASPLVAGAFVLVAAIALFAVRPMFGWCLVVLSYPFIYLQLFVGRTVNIPYVDAFALLVTIAIIVRFLVRFVQNGERPSIGALPGIVPFLCFLGAAALSLTNTEDILLGVKFLVRPVSFFYLMFIVLPLVIIDRPHRLFTTLRVMFVVGLLAAAMGVWSLVFPPTPGVFRRAVPIIIYGMTPLGTNHNLIAEVLVSVVPIGVLLAVFARGMVQRWYVVGTVLLALVTLLTFSRNGWLTLTVEGVVLLVAFARARGMYWKRIAGYAVPVLAAAMLAIGLFSLTTVAQSSNTNRIQLTRIALAQFAEHPIVGGGVGTFQEVVSRDRWYIADFGEPQEAHGLVQKLLAETGILGLVTFIWLLVALLAYVLRAYRAATVAPQWRLILLALLASAGGSIVFQLFNTSYFVSKLWLPIGIAVVAARLAQQRSALRA
- a CDS encoding glycosyltransferase; translated protein: MRIVLVNKFWFPKGGSERYTFLLKDLLERNGHEVIPFAMEDERNWPTAWSEHFMPHVDFWEAEDALPNQTGALEKLSRVLWSKDAAKRFGALLDAAKPDIVHLQNFAHQISPSILPECTKRGIPTVWTLHDYKAMCPNYRMYTKGSPCERCQGGKYWNAVRFNCMGSLGASAAVALEMTLHHTVLDVYGKHLSAVVAPSRFMAEQLDAWGWEGRAEVIPNFVIPETDSEGWSPGDRGAVLFLGRLTEEKGIEDFIDAAARLPGVPFVVIGDGPLGTSVKTRAAQIQNLRWLGQLERHEVATELARATLLCVPSRWYENAPYSILEAMAAGVPVIAANIGGLPELVRDGETGVLVPPRDPATLAKTIAKVYGDPMTRAAYRTAALRVISEDYGPTRHYERLSALYRDLAR
- a CDS encoding glycosyltransferase is translated as MIRLVHILTSFDIGGAEQLVLDIVRRLDRKRFDVRVIAVVRGGPLRAEFHEAGIPTDVVGKRTTIGLEAIRHLTADLRTPTPHIVHTHLFGGDTWGRIAAFRAGVPHVVSTEHNVNLDEGPVKRMVKRRLAQRTDRIIAVSDAVRAHSVRVDRIPLERFVIIPNGVDTKRFHPVAERPRDGARLLSVGRLVPQKGHDVLLEAFVLLRDASPRMHLTIVGDGSQRHELEALARTFRITDRVRFLGMQRDLPVHYQRADILVLPSRWEGFGIAAIEASACGIPVIASGVGGLREAIVDGETGILVPPEDPKALADAIRDLADDRPRRMFLGHAGRRHVERTFTIERVVERYEELYASLLRER
- a CDS encoding M48 family metalloprotease, with protein sequence MQRRLLGLEGLVLAIIGTGCGATMSQSIPRASHDYALQERVAQVGARLLAAAGHADSATWHFSVYDDPQLGAVVSESGSIAVEAGLARRLFNDELAAVIAHEASHVLLAHANRRFMAWFLTQLAVSGTTVGLSVATDMPVWAGILTFFGLEIASIYPNAGYARSLESDADEYGLRLLCGAGFPSDAMTRMLEKVQAYFADVPGMGEGTSALASHPETALRIARIQSLAPQYCTR
- a CDS encoding radical SAM protein encodes the protein MFSAPLTTKIKALYARVSRGRAFGSPALPKDAVIAVTYLCNSRCTMCDFWKETRQPTVTLADYAKLPSSLRDINISGGEPTLHPQLVEIVRTLRTACPKAQMTISTNGFMTKHIVKRVSEIMAFYPAIAVRISIDGVGDMHEEIRRIPQGYDKCIATLRALKEIGVMNLGIAYTMTNENVDHLHRLYDVARAEGVQFTCALMHSSEFYFGGKANVRERSRVDAIARAFTTLADRELATWSPKRWARAYFAHGLAVLAAEGRQLLPTRAGEDFFFLDPWGTVVPSVMHPNVLGTIGAHATFASLWKSEQAQRARDTVRKHPQPSWLICTARTAIKRHPVRLIAWVLRRKFAILTPGFLKASHGTAHT